A single window of Vigna radiata var. radiata cultivar VC1973A chromosome 4, Vradiata_ver6, whole genome shotgun sequence DNA harbors:
- the LOC106758793 gene encoding beta-glucosidase 11, with protein MQLMLKVFALAQISLLVALFPAAHALHRDEFPPEFVFGASTSAYQVEGAANEDGRKPSIWDTFAHAIPGNEYLGNGDVACDHYHKYKEDVQLMADMGLEAYRFSISWSRLIPDGRGRVNPKGLQYYNNLINELISHGIQPHVTLFHFDLPQTLEDEYEGWLSRRVVEDFTAYADVCFREFGDRVKHWTTVNEANACAVFGYDLGISPPRRCSIPLSNCSKGNSSTEPYLAAHHILLAHASAARLYRKKYQAMQQGIIGLNLISFGYLPKTNSIDDVRAVQRARDFNIGWFMDPITFGDYPDTMRKNAGSRLPSFTKKESNMIRNSIDFLGVNFYFSFYVKNNPANLQNEDRDFIGDIAMETERVFREDTAPDEVPITPDIFLGVLDSIKKAYGNIPIYIHENGQSTPHYSSLKDWSRVKFLQEYIGSLVDALRSGLNVKGYFVWSFMDAFELVGGYKISYGLYYIDMNDPNLRRQPKLSAEWYSNFLKGESMDSKITTEIENVLSHDTLLHNAA; from the exons ATGCAGTTGATGCTGAAGGTGTTTGCTCTTGCACAAATATCATTATTGGTAGCACTTTTCCCTGCTGCTCATGCCTTGCACAGAGATGAGTTCCCTCCAGAATTTGTCTTTGGAGCATCAACCTCAGCTTACCAG GTTGAAGGTGCAGCGAATGAAGATGGCAGGAAGCCAAGCATTTGGGATACTTTCGCTCATGCTATACCTG GGAATGAGTATTTAGGTAATGGAGATGTTGCGTGTGATCATTATCACAAATACAAG GAAGATGTTCAGCTCATGGCAGACATGGGATTAGAAGCCTACAGATTTTCCATATCATGGTCAAGGCTTATTCCAG ATGGAAGAGGACGAGTGAATCCCAAGGGTCTACAGTATTATAACAACCTCATCAATGAACTGATAAGCCATG GAATCCAGCCACATGTTACGCTGTTCCATTTTGACTTACCGCAAACATTGGAGGATGAATACGAAGGATGGCTTAGTCGAAGAGTTGT GGAAGACTTCACAGCATATGCAGATGTGTGCTTTAGAGAATTTGGTGACAGAGTTAAGCACTGGACTACAGTGAATGAGGCCAATGCATGTGCAGTTTTTGGCTATGATTTAGGAATCTCACCACCTCGGCGGTGTTCTATCCCTTTATCTAACTGCTCCAAAGGAAATTCCTCAACAGAGCCATATTTGGCAGCCCATCATATATTGTTAGCACATGCTTCAGCAGCTAGGCTGTACAGGAAGAAATACCAG GCAATGCAGCAGGGCATTATTGGGTTAAATCTCATTTCTTTTGGTTATCTTCCAAAAACTAACTCTATTGATGATGTAAGGGCTGTTCAAAGGGCCCGAGACTTCAATATCGGGTG GTTTATGGATCCCATTACATTCGGAGATTACCCTGATACAATGAGAAAGAATGCTGGATCAAGGCTTCCTTCCTTCACCAAAAAGGAATCAAATATGATCAGGAACTCAATAGACTTCTTAGGAGTAAACTTTTACTTCTCATTTTATGTTAAGAACAATCCTGCCAACCTGCAAAATGAGGATAGAGATTTCATAGGAGATATAGCAATGGAAACTGAAA GAGTTTTTCGAGAGGATACAGCTCCAGATGAG GTACCAATTACTCCGGATATTTTCCTAGGGGTGCTAGACTCAATAAAGAAAGCCTATGGCAATATACCAATATACATACATGAAAATG GCCAAAGTACACCACATTATTCATCATTAAAGGACTGGTCGAGGGTGAAGTTCTTGCAAGAATACATTGGAAGTTTGGTAGATGCACTAAG GAGTGGATTAAATGTAAAAGGTTACTTTGTATGGTCCTTCATGGATGCATTCGAGTTAGTGGGTGGATATAAGATAAGTTATGGTCTATACTACATAGATATGAATGATCCAAACTTAAGGAGGCAACCTAAGCTTTCTGCTGAATGGTACTCAAATTTTCTGAAAGGTGAGTCAATGGACTCAAAGATCACCACTGAAATTGAGAATGTGCTGTCACACGATACCTTACTGCATAATGCCGCATAA